From one Candidatus Limnocylindrales bacterium genomic stretch:
- a CDS encoding Lrp/AsnC family transcriptional regulator, translating into MRKLDEQELKIAKALTRNPRLSDNRLGELYDIPVRTVSRKRARLEKEGLLRYFAEVDMSAEGTGYFPTSHLYIIRFKVGVTVSQIQDEIRHEPNVVTVFTELIRESHIAEIDGRVALVMVVEGTSDSDIVESFQQKIVPSLQKNHGKDSIEDISTIRLLSRVRILRNYLPAVNMENGMMKPDWSTNSIFVA; encoded by the coding sequence ATGAGAAAACTCGACGAGCAGGAACTGAAAATCGCAAAGGCCCTGACGCGCAACCCGCGCCTGTCGGACAATCGCCTCGGCGAGTTGTACGACATTCCGGTGCGGACCGTCAGTCGCAAACGCGCGCGCCTCGAAAAAGAGGGGCTGCTTCGTTACTTCGCCGAGGTCGACATGTCGGCCGAAGGCACCGGATATTTTCCGACCAGCCACCTGTACATCATCCGCTTCAAGGTGGGCGTCACCGTCAGCCAGATCCAGGACGAGATCCGGCATGAGCCGAACGTCGTCACGGTCTTCACCGAGCTCATCCGCGAATCGCACATTGCCGAGATCGACGGGCGCGTTGCGCTCGTGATGGTCGTCGAGGGGACGTCGGACTCCGACATCGTCGAGAGCTTCCAGCAGAAGATCGTTCCGTCGCTGCAGAAGAACCACGGCAAGGATTCGATCGAAGACATCTCGACCATCCGCCTGCTCAGCCGCGTGCGGATCCTGCGCAATTATCTTCCGGCGGTGAACATGGAGAACGGCATGATGAAACCCGACTGGAGCACGAACTCCATCTTCGTCGCATGA
- the gltB gene encoding glutamate synthase large subunit — MSASRSRGLSESVARGLSESVVERDACGVGFVANIRGEASHTIIETGIEVLKRLEHRGACGCDSETGDGAGVLLQVPDKLLRARADEKGIHLPAAGRYGVAMTFLPPADKAREWAMGALEAACRASGLTPLGWRDVPVTVTDPQTGQRSVGTVADSKRPHIAQLFVAPVREMEEEELERRLYVARRTAENAIAAEGGDIAYHSYICSFSSRTIVYKGMLVSSQLDGFFPDLRDPLCESALALIHSRFSTNTLPTWRLAHPFRFMAHNGEINTLRGNINWMTAREKLFTSPVYGDEMQQLMPVIAPGQSDSASFDNALELLTRTGRSLPHAITMMIPEAWEKHESMPRERRAFYQYHASLMEPWDGPASIAFSDGRRIGAVLDRNGLRPSRYLVTKGGLVVMASETGVVDVAPEDILVKDRLQPGRIFCVDLDEKRIVTDDELKLKMSARHPYAVWLKDQTCDLDDLPAAESVDWHVEGAELERLQNLFGYSREDLSVLLSPIALNGQEPVGSMGTDTPLACLSDQPQLVFNYFKQLFAQVTNPPIDPIREELVMSIETAIGRQGNIFEETPEHCRQLKIPHPLLTNEDLAKIREIGSHGIRSRTIRILFDAGSGKDGLVAALDRICDEASRAISEGAEILVLSDRGVTEELDPVPSLLAVGAVHHHLIRTGQRMLTGIVLESAEPREVMHFALLTGYGCSAVNPYLAIDTLVDMSEAGNLHGLKEDEAVDHFRKAIGKGLLKTMSKMGISTLASYRGAQIFEAVGLSEEVIDRCFAWTSSRIRGVGFDVLAREVEMRHERAWRQEVGDDTGLVPGGQYAWRRRGEFHLFNPETIARLQHAVRSGSYTNFKSYSRLVNEQDRHLCTLRSLLDFVPAAEPIAIDDVEPASEIVKRFKTGAMSFGSISREAHTTLAIAMNRIGGKSNTGEGGEEPWRYEPMANGDSARSAIKQVASGRFGVTAAYLTNASELQIKMAQGAKPGEGGQLPGHKVDEVIAKTRYSTPGVGLISPPPHHDIYSIEDLAQLIHDLKNANPAARVSVKLVAEVGVGTIAAGVAKAKADVVLISGHDGGTGASPLSSIKHAGIPWELGLAETQQVLVENGLRSRIRVETDGQLKTGRDVAIAALLGADEFGFATAALVSEGCILMRKCHLNTCPVGIATQDPELRKRFAGQPEHVINFMFFVAEELREIMAKLGFRTVQEMTGRVERLKVRENITHWKAKGIDFSPILYKPEVEEGVGISGYESQDHGLEKALDNELIRLCADALESKKPVRLEMPIKNVNRTVCTTLSHEITKRYGEEGLPPYTVQIDFDGSAGQSFAAFLTRGLSLTIKGDANDYFCKGMSGGQVVIQPPAGVKFAAEDNIVIGNVALYGATGGEVFIRGRAGERFGVRNSGATAVVEGIGDHGCEYMTRGIVVVLGTTGRNFAAGMSGGIAYVLDEEKTFRSRCNLGMVELLPIDSDEDRRRVHQLLVRHAQYTKSAVAARLLEEWDDSRDAFVKVMPTEYRKVIESMKLDAEAQKLAAV, encoded by the coding sequence TTGTCCGCCTCCCGATCGCGAGGACTCTCCGAGTCCGTTGCGCGGGGACTCTCCGAGTCCGTTGTCGAACGTGATGCGTGCGGCGTCGGGTTCGTCGCGAACATCCGCGGCGAAGCCTCGCACACGATCATCGAGACGGGCATCGAGGTCCTCAAAAGGCTCGAACACCGCGGCGCGTGCGGCTGCGATTCGGAGACCGGCGACGGCGCCGGCGTGCTCCTTCAGGTTCCGGACAAGCTTCTGCGCGCGCGCGCAGACGAAAAGGGCATTCATCTGCCCGCCGCCGGACGCTACGGCGTCGCAATGACGTTTCTTCCGCCTGCGGACAAGGCCCGTGAATGGGCCATGGGCGCGCTCGAAGCGGCCTGCCGCGCAAGCGGGCTCACGCCGCTCGGCTGGCGCGACGTTCCCGTTACCGTCACCGACCCGCAGACCGGCCAGCGCTCGGTCGGCACCGTGGCCGACAGCAAGCGGCCGCACATCGCGCAGCTGTTCGTCGCACCGGTGCGCGAGATGGAAGAGGAAGAGCTCGAGCGGCGCCTCTACGTCGCGCGCCGCACGGCCGAGAACGCGATCGCAGCCGAGGGCGGCGACATCGCGTACCACTCGTACATCTGCAGCTTCTCGTCGCGCACGATCGTCTACAAGGGCATGCTCGTCAGCTCGCAGCTCGACGGGTTCTTCCCCGACCTTCGCGATCCGCTGTGCGAGAGCGCGCTGGCGCTGATCCACTCGCGTTTCAGCACCAACACGCTGCCGACCTGGCGGCTCGCGCATCCGTTCCGCTTCATGGCGCACAACGGCGAAATCAACACGCTGCGCGGCAACATCAACTGGATGACCGCGCGCGAAAAGCTGTTCACGTCACCGGTCTACGGCGACGAGATGCAGCAGCTGATGCCGGTCATCGCGCCCGGGCAGAGCGACTCGGCGTCGTTCGACAACGCGCTCGAGCTGCTGACGCGCACCGGCCGCTCTCTGCCGCATGCGATCACGATGATGATCCCGGAGGCCTGGGAGAAGCACGAATCGATGCCGCGCGAGCGGCGCGCGTTCTACCAGTACCACGCGTCCCTGATGGAGCCGTGGGACGGCCCCGCATCGATCGCGTTCTCCGACGGCCGCCGCATCGGCGCCGTGCTCGACAGGAACGGCCTGCGTCCGTCGCGCTATCTCGTGACCAAGGGCGGCCTCGTCGTGATGGCGTCCGAGACGGGCGTGGTCGACGTCGCGCCCGAGGACATCCTCGTCAAGGACCGGCTGCAGCCGGGGCGCATTTTCTGCGTGGATCTCGACGAGAAGAGGATCGTCACCGACGACGAGCTGAAGCTCAAGATGTCGGCTCGTCACCCGTACGCCGTGTGGCTCAAGGACCAGACCTGCGACCTCGACGACCTTCCGGCCGCCGAGAGCGTCGACTGGCACGTCGAAGGCGCCGAGCTCGAGCGCCTGCAGAACCTGTTCGGCTATTCGCGCGAAGATCTTTCGGTGCTGCTGTCGCCGATTGCGCTCAACGGCCAGGAGCCGGTCGGCTCGATGGGAACCGACACGCCGCTCGCGTGCCTGTCGGATCAGCCGCAGCTGGTCTTCAACTACTTCAAGCAGCTGTTCGCGCAGGTGACCAATCCGCCGATCGATCCGATCCGCGAAGAGCTGGTGATGTCGATCGAGACCGCGATCGGCCGCCAGGGAAACATCTTCGAGGAGACGCCCGAGCACTGCCGGCAGCTGAAGATCCCGCATCCGCTGCTGACCAACGAGGACCTCGCGAAGATCCGCGAGATCGGCTCGCACGGCATTCGCAGCCGTACGATCCGCATCCTGTTCGACGCCGGCAGCGGCAAGGACGGGCTCGTGGCCGCGCTCGACCGCATCTGCGACGAAGCGTCGCGCGCGATCAGCGAAGGCGCGGAGATCCTGGTTCTTTCGGACCGCGGCGTGACCGAGGAGCTCGATCCGGTGCCGTCGCTTCTTGCCGTGGGCGCGGTGCACCATCACCTGATCCGCACCGGGCAGAGGATGCTGACGGGCATCGTGCTCGAGTCGGCCGAGCCGCGCGAGGTCATGCACTTCGCGCTCTTGACCGGCTACGGCTGCAGCGCGGTCAATCCGTATCTTGCAATCGACACGCTCGTCGACATGTCCGAGGCGGGAAACCTGCACGGGCTCAAGGAAGACGAAGCCGTCGACCATTTCCGCAAGGCGATCGGCAAGGGCCTGCTCAAGACCATGTCGAAGATGGGCATCTCGACGCTCGCGAGCTATCGCGGCGCGCAGATCTTCGAGGCTGTCGGGCTTTCCGAAGAAGTCATTGACCGCTGCTTCGCGTGGACGTCGTCGCGCATCCGCGGCGTCGGCTTCGACGTGCTCGCGCGCGAGGTCGAGATGCGCCACGAGCGCGCGTGGCGTCAGGAAGTCGGCGACGACACCGGGCTCGTTCCGGGCGGCCAGTATGCATGGCGCCGTCGCGGCGAGTTCCACCTGTTCAACCCGGAAACGATCGCTCGCCTTCAGCACGCGGTGCGCTCCGGCAGCTACACGAACTTCAAGAGCTACAGCCGGCTCGTCAACGAGCAGGACCGGCACCTGTGTACGCTGCGCAGCCTTCTCGATTTCGTGCCGGCGGCCGAGCCGATTGCAATCGATGACGTGGAGCCGGCGTCCGAGATCGTCAAGCGCTTCAAGACCGGAGCGATGAGCTTCGGCTCGATCTCGCGCGAGGCGCACACGACCCTTGCGATCGCGATGAACCGCATCGGCGGCAAGTCGAACACCGGCGAAGGCGGCGAAGAGCCGTGGCGCTACGAGCCGATGGCCAACGGCGATTCCGCGCGCAGCGCGATCAAGCAGGTCGCGTCGGGACGCTTCGGCGTGACGGCGGCGTATCTTACGAACGCGAGCGAGCTGCAGATCAAGATGGCGCAGGGCGCGAAGCCCGGCGAGGGCGGACAGCTGCCCGGACACAAGGTCGACGAGGTCATCGCGAAGACCCGCTACTCGACTCCGGGCGTGGGCCTGATTTCGCCGCCGCCGCACCACGACATCTATTCGATCGAGGATCTCGCGCAGCTGATCCACGATTTGAAGAATGCGAACCCGGCCGCGCGCGTCAGCGTCAAGCTGGTCGCCGAAGTCGGCGTCGGCACGATTGCCGCGGGCGTTGCGAAGGCGAAGGCCGACGTCGTGCTGATCAGCGGACACGACGGCGGCACCGGTGCATCGCCGCTCAGCTCGATCAAGCATGCGGGCATCCCGTGGGAGCTCGGGCTTGCCGAGACGCAGCAGGTGCTGGTCGAGAACGGGCTCAGAAGCCGGATCCGCGTCGAAACCGACGGACAGCTCAAGACCGGCCGCGACGTTGCGATCGCCGCGCTGCTCGGAGCCGACGAGTTCGGCTTCGCGACCGCGGCGCTCGTCTCGGAAGGCTGCATCCTGATGCGCAAGTGTCACCTGAACACGTGCCCGGTCGGGATCGCGACTCAGGATCCGGAGCTGCGCAAGCGCTTCGCGGGCCAGCCCGAGCACGTCATCAACTTCATGTTCTTCGTCGCCGAAGAGCTGCGCGAGATCATGGCGAAGCTCGGCTTCCGCACGGTGCAGGAGATGACCGGGCGCGTCGAGCGCCTCAAGGTCCGCGAGAACATCACGCACTGGAAGGCCAAGGGCATCGACTTCTCGCCGATTCTCTACAAGCCGGAAGTCGAAGAAGGCGTCGGCATCAGCGGCTACGAAAGCCAGGACCACGGGCTCGAGAAGGCGCTCGACAACGAGCTGATCCGCCTTTGCGCGGATGCGCTCGAGTCGAAGAAGCCCGTGCGCCTCGAGATGCCGATCAAGAACGTGAACCGCACGGTCTGCACGACCTTGTCGCACGAGATCACCAAGCGCTACGGCGAGGAAGGCCTGCCGCCGTACACGGTGCAGATCGACTTCGACGGCTCGGCCGGCCAGAGCTTTGCCGCGTTCCTGACGCGCGGGCTGTCGCTGACGATCAAGGGCGACGCGAACGACTATTTCTGCAAGGGAATGTCGGGCGGCCAGGTCGTGATTCAGCCGCCGGCGGGCGTCAAGTTCGCCGCCGAGGACAACATCGTGATCGGCAACGTCGCTCTGTACGGTGCGACCGGCGGCGAGGTGTTCATCCGCGGGCGCGCGGGCGAACGATTCGGCGTGCGCAACAGCGGTGCAACGGCCGTCGTCGAAGGCATCGGCGACCACGGGTGCGAGTACATGACCCGCGGCATCGTCGTCGTGCTCGGCACCACCGGCCGCAACTTTGCGGCCGGCATGAGCGGCGGCATCGCGTACGTGCTCGACGAGGAGAAGACGTTCCGCTCGCGCTGCAACCTCGGCATGGTCGAGCTGTTGCCGATCGATTCGGACGAAGACCGCCGGCGCGTGCACCAGCTGCTCGTCCGCCATGCGCAGTACACGAAGAGCGCCGTCGCCGCGCGCCTGCTCGAGGAGTGGGACGATTCGCGGGATGCGTTCGTCAAGGTGATGCCGACCGAGTACCGCAAGGTCATCGAGTCGATGAAGCTCGACGCGGAAGCGCAGAAGCTCGCGGCGGTTTAG
- a CDS encoding glutamate synthase subunit beta: MGKITGFLEYPREQPTRRPVAERLRDWREFEGKPSEDVLKNQGARCMDCGVPFCHNGCPLGNEIPDWNDLVYRGRWKEAIEALHATNNFPEFTGRICPAPCEEACVLGINADPVSIKLIEKNVIDHAWRAGYVRPQPALVESGKKVAVVGSGPAGMACAQQLARAGHAVTLFERSDRIGGLLRYGIPDFKMEKHLIDRRMEQMEAEGVTFRAGVAVGSDVTADELRKEFDAVVLSVGATQARDLPVPGRDLDGVHYAMEFLPLQNKRVAGDRNVAPLTAAGKHVVVIGGGDTGSDCIGTSNRHGATSITQLEILPKPPNARTPDMPWPYWPMIFRTSSSQEEGAERDFAVNTRRFIGENGKVKAMECVRVEWFTDSDGRRKMRDIPDSIFEIPADLVLIAMGFLGPEKNPLLDGFGVELDERSNVKVTDWQTSVESVFACGDARRGQSLVVWAIWEGRECARAVDEFLTGTSKLPSTPQLL, encoded by the coding sequence ATGGGAAAGATCACAGGCTTTCTGGAGTATCCGCGCGAGCAGCCGACGAGGCGGCCCGTCGCAGAGCGTCTCCGTGACTGGCGCGAGTTCGAAGGCAAGCCTTCGGAGGACGTGCTCAAGAACCAGGGCGCGCGCTGCATGGATTGCGGCGTGCCGTTCTGCCACAACGGCTGTCCGCTCGGCAACGAAATTCCCGACTGGAACGACCTCGTCTATCGCGGCCGCTGGAAGGAGGCGATCGAGGCGTTGCACGCGACCAACAACTTCCCGGAGTTCACCGGCCGCATCTGTCCGGCTCCGTGCGAGGAAGCGTGCGTGCTCGGCATCAACGCCGATCCGGTTTCGATCAAGCTCATCGAGAAAAACGTGATCGACCATGCGTGGCGGGCCGGGTACGTGCGGCCGCAGCCGGCGCTCGTCGAGAGCGGAAAGAAAGTGGCCGTGGTCGGCTCGGGTCCTGCGGGAATGGCCTGCGCGCAGCAGCTCGCGCGCGCGGGACACGCCGTGACCTTGTTCGAAAGGAGCGACCGCATCGGCGGACTGCTTCGCTACGGCATTCCCGACTTCAAGATGGAAAAGCACCTGATCGACCGGCGCATGGAACAGATGGAAGCCGAAGGTGTCACGTTCCGCGCAGGCGTCGCGGTCGGTTCGGACGTCACGGCCGACGAGCTTCGCAAGGAGTTCGATGCCGTCGTGCTGTCGGTCGGCGCCACGCAGGCGCGCGACCTCCCGGTTCCAGGGCGCGATCTCGACGGCGTGCATTACGCGATGGAGTTCCTGCCACTTCAGAACAAGCGGGTCGCCGGTGACCGCAACGTCGCGCCGCTGACCGCGGCCGGCAAGCACGTGGTCGTGATCGGCGGCGGCGATACCGGCTCCGACTGCATCGGCACGTCGAACCGGCACGGCGCCACGAGCATCACGCAGCTCGAGATCCTGCCGAAGCCGCCGAATGCGCGCACGCCCGACATGCCGTGGCCATACTGGCCGATGATCTTCCGCACGTCGAGCTCGCAGGAAGAAGGCGCCGAGCGCGACTTTGCCGTCAATACACGCCGCTTCATCGGAGAGAACGGCAAGGTGAAAGCGATGGAGTGCGTGCGCGTCGAGTGGTTCACCGACTCGGACGGCCGCCGCAAGATGCGCGACATCCCGGACTCGATCTTCGAGATCCCGGCCGACCTCGTGCTGATCGCGATGGGCTTCCTCGGACCGGAGAAGAATCCGCTGCTCGACGGCTTCGGCGTCGAGCTCGACGAACGCAGCAACGTCAAGGTCACCGACTGGCAGACGTCGGTCGAGTCGGTGTTTGCGTGCGGCGACGCGCGCCGCGGGCAGTCGCTCGTCGTGTGGGCGATCTGGGAAGGCCGCGAGTGCGCGCGCGCCGTCGACGAATTCCTGACCGGGACGAGCAAGCTGCCGTCGACACCGCAACTCCTCTGA
- a CDS encoding GNAT family N-acetyltransferase: protein MRVAKSESAWWYEAAPRFLLALPSHRELVLPDDEARELIRRERLAGLRYISGDGGRESFQLVCDSPDYSLEKLSANTRSKVRRGLSRNEIRQISGRELAALAESAFVETMERQNRASASAVETWRRMLAAADQEPAIEIWTSWHEGEFASYLIAVRIDDVCEFFQARSVSRLLKHYPNNALIYTLTEEMLVRRGVREVTFGIESPEPVEELDAFKLQMGYRKKPMLQRVVFHPLLRTAFAVAPVRQAVMRLGTNPTANVRLRKLAGILKFA from the coding sequence GTGCGCGTCGCGAAGAGCGAGAGTGCGTGGTGGTACGAAGCCGCGCCGCGCTTCCTGCTCGCGCTGCCGAGTCATCGCGAGCTCGTGCTTCCGGACGACGAAGCGCGCGAGCTGATCCGGCGCGAGCGGCTGGCCGGGCTGCGCTACATCAGCGGCGACGGCGGGCGCGAGAGCTTCCAGCTCGTCTGCGACTCGCCCGATTACAGCCTCGAGAAGCTTTCGGCCAACACGCGCAGCAAGGTGCGGCGGGGTCTTTCGCGAAACGAGATCCGGCAGATTTCCGGACGCGAGCTCGCGGCGCTTGCCGAAAGCGCGTTTGTCGAGACGATGGAGCGGCAGAACCGCGCATCCGCGAGCGCCGTCGAGACGTGGCGGCGCATGCTCGCGGCGGCCGACCAGGAGCCGGCCATCGAGATCTGGACGTCGTGGCACGAGGGCGAGTTCGCGAGCTACCTGATCGCCGTGCGCATCGACGACGTCTGCGAGTTCTTCCAGGCGCGCTCGGTCAGCCGGCTGCTCAAGCATTATCCGAACAACGCGCTGATCTACACGTTGACCGAAGAGATGCTGGTGCGGCGCGGCGTGCGCGAGGTGACGTTCGGGATCGAATCGCCGGAACCCGTCGAAGAGCTCGATGCGTTCAAACTGCAGATGGGCTATCGCAAGAAACCGATGCTGCAGCGGGTCGTGTTCCATCCGCTGCTGCGCACCGCGTTCGCCGTCGCGCCCGTTCGCCAGGCCGTCATGAGGCTCGGCACCAACCCCACCGCCAACGTCCGCCTGCGAAAACTCGCCGGCATCCTCAAGTTCGCGTGA
- a CDS encoding alanine racemase, which produces MTVAKQVEHFVWEPSGKATIDGYDLAELAKKYPTPFYLISQGQLRDNYRRLRQAFASVEGLETYYSVKSNFESIVLRTLAEEGCGAEISGALDMELAKRAGMPPNKVVYDGPVKPEADLRAAIEWGVRFINIESMTEARLISRIATEMGKKVKVGLRIDPQLSKPYYDKVISTYKEKFGLPIEQAEAAVVEIAKLPGLDFRCIMTHIGSQIFTPSRYLTTLEKIFDLVGKLKARGIEIEEINMGGGYPAQSMRNLRMSRRFVFAQVMERFGRIEKKTSSIDDFGTAISGKYHELVKSTGLHPRLTLEPGRCICANAQTVIGNIKIVKNDWVFTDISINDVPENLFFSEWRFVVPGEKPEAKGKAYNVAGPTLATQDVLYFKREVPGAAEGRAVAILDAGAYSVARANQFTRARSAVYAINLDGDIELVRRPETVEDVLVSQVWPEAKGQAKEKKASAA; this is translated from the coding sequence ATGACGGTAGCGAAACAAGTGGAGCACTTTGTCTGGGAGCCCTCTGGCAAGGCTACGATCGACGGTTACGACCTGGCGGAGCTGGCAAAGAAATACCCCACCCCTTTCTACCTGATCTCCCAGGGCCAGCTGCGCGACAACTACCGCCGGCTGCGTCAGGCCTTCGCCAGCGTCGAGGGCCTCGAGACGTACTATTCGGTCAAGTCCAACTTCGAGAGCATCGTGCTGCGCACGCTCGCCGAAGAGGGCTGCGGCGCCGAGATTTCCGGTGCGCTCGACATGGAGCTCGCCAAGCGCGCCGGCATGCCGCCGAACAAGGTCGTCTATGACGGCCCGGTAAAACCCGAAGCCGATCTTCGCGCTGCGATCGAATGGGGCGTGCGCTTCATCAACATCGAGTCGATGACCGAGGCGCGCCTCATCAGCCGCATCGCGACCGAGATGGGCAAGAAGGTCAAGGTCGGTCTGCGCATCGACCCGCAGCTGTCCAAGCCGTACTACGACAAGGTCATCTCGACGTACAAGGAAAAGTTCGGTCTTCCGATCGAGCAGGCCGAAGCCGCCGTCGTCGAGATCGCGAAGCTCCCCGGCCTCGACTTCCGCTGCATCATGACCCACATCGGGTCGCAGATCTTCACACCGAGCCGTTACCTGACCACGCTCGAGAAGATTTTCGATCTCGTCGGCAAGCTCAAGGCGCGCGGCATCGAGATCGAAGAGATCAACATGGGCGGCGGGTACCCGGCGCAGAGCATGCGCAACCTTCGCATGTCGCGCCGCTTCGTATTCGCGCAGGTCATGGAGCGCTTCGGACGCATCGAGAAGAAGACGTCGTCGATCGACGATTTCGGCACGGCGATCTCGGGCAAGTATCACGAGCTCGTGAAATCGACCGGGCTGCATCCGCGCCTGACGCTCGAGCCTGGACGCTGCATCTGCGCCAATGCGCAGACCGTGATCGGCAACATCAAGATCGTCAAGAACGACTGGGTCTTCACGGACATTTCGATCAACGACGTTCCGGAGAACCTGTTCTTCTCGGAGTGGCGTTTCGTGGTGCCCGGCGAGAAGCCCGAGGCCAAGGGCAAGGCGTACAACGTCGCCGGTCCGACGCTCGCAACGCAGGACGTGCTGTATTTCAAGCGCGAGGTGCCGGGCGCAGCCGAAGGCCGTGCGGTCGCGATCCTGGACGCCGGAGCGTACAGCGTCGCCCGCGCCAACCAGTTCACGCGCGCGAGAAGCGCCGTGTATGCGATCAATCTCGACGGTGACATCGAGCTCGTGCGCCGGCCGGAGACGGTCGAGGACGTGCTCGTGAGCCAGGTGTGGCCGGAAGCCAAGGGCCAGGCGAAAGAGAAGAAGGCGTCGGCGGCGTAA
- a CDS encoding sulfotransferase — MTSALVIASRAMLEPMHSRYTRPPLVRRLNAMAAACGDARAVVPIDAGELVDLAVETTGLDDFGSFGDGNWFDRLEALVAAVNTSDLHVVGRLMTREEMLRCLRTRLLMAKQWREDPGIASEVIRAPLVVTGPARSGTTITFELLALDPELRSPRAADVLHPAPQGGTSDADRLAMSECEQELWADVQPEFAAIHELRADLPVECVTINAPSFAGSHWPMLLQQLGDWAPDPLADFAWHGAALRTMQRGDPGRRWLLKTPGYLVGLDFLAAAYPDAELILTHRDPARTMPSTVSTVAMVQWLRTDHVDLDMLSTMIGAVFTNALGEVARRRSDGSLPLACGDIRFTELMNDPAGAVGRAYAQLGRRISDEHAAAIRAYIRDKPQGKFGRHLYTAAEWGFDAASLRDELRDYVTTFGIELEDA, encoded by the coding sequence ATGACCTCGGCTCTCGTGATCGCTTCGCGCGCCATGCTCGAGCCGATGCATTCGCGATACACCCGCCCTCCCCTCGTCCGCCGTCTGAACGCGATGGCCGCTGCGTGCGGAGATGCACGTGCCGTCGTGCCGATCGATGCCGGCGAGCTCGTCGATCTCGCCGTGGAGACCACCGGCCTCGACGACTTCGGAAGCTTCGGCGACGGCAACTGGTTCGATCGTCTCGAAGCTCTCGTTGCTGCGGTCAACACGAGCGATCTCCACGTCGTCGGCCGGCTGATGACGCGCGAGGAAATGCTGCGCTGCCTGCGGACGCGCCTGTTGATGGCGAAGCAATGGCGCGAGGATCCGGGCATCGCGTCCGAGGTGATCCGCGCGCCTCTCGTCGTTACGGGTCCGGCACGCTCCGGAACCACGATCACGTTCGAGCTGCTGGCGCTCGATCCCGAGCTTCGAAGCCCGCGCGCTGCCGATGTGCTGCATCCTGCGCCGCAGGGCGGTACCTCCGACGCCGATCGCCTCGCGATGTCCGAATGCGAGCAGGAGCTGTGGGCCGACGTGCAGCCCGAGTTCGCCGCGATCCACGAGCTGCGCGCCGATCTTCCCGTCGAATGCGTGACGATCAATGCGCCGTCGTTTGCCGGCTCGCACTGGCCGATGCTGCTCCAGCAGCTCGGCGACTGGGCTCCCGATCCGCTTGCCGACTTCGCGTGGCACGGCGCCGCGCTCAGAACCATGCAGCGCGGCGATCCCGGGCGGCGCTGGCTGCTGAAGACTCCGGGCTACCTCGTGGGCCTCGACTTTCTCGCCGCCGCATATCCCGACGCCGAGCTCATTCTCACACACCGCGATCCGGCCAGAACAATGCCGTCGACGGTGAGCACCGTCGCGATGGTGCAGTGGCTACGCACCGATCACGTGGATCTCGACATGCTCTCGACGATGATCGGCGCGGTCTTTACGAATGCGCTCGGCGAAGTCGCGCGCCGGCGAAGCGACGGATCGCTTCCGCTTGCATGCGGCGACATCCGTTTCACCGAGCTGATGAACGATCCGGCCGGCGCCGTCGGTCGCGCGTATGCACAGCTCGGCCGCCGCATCAGCGACGAGCATGCGGCGGCGATTCGCGCGTACATTCGCGACAAGCCGCAGGGCAAGTTCGGGCGCCACCTGTACACCGCCGCCGAATGGGGCTTCGACGCCGCGTCACTGCGCGACGAGCTTCGTGACTACGTGACGACGTTCGGCATCGAGCTGGAAGACGCATGA